CATGGGCGGAGCTAACGTGGGAGGCAAGTCGTGAAAAGCCAGGACGAGACGCTGGAAGAGTGGTGCAGGGCGCTTCTCCAGGCCTACAAGCTTGAAGATGTCCAGGTGGATGTCAACGCCGTGCTGGCGCTGGCCGGCGTCGCTGCCCATGCGGTTGTCAGGCTTACCGCGCCGCTGACCACCTTCATCGCAGGCTTCGCCGCAGGGCTGGCGGCTGCTCCCGGCAGGGAAATGGACGCAGCATCGATGGACGCGGCGCTGGCCGTTGCCCGTTCCCTCGCGGAAGACTACGACGCTGAAGCCGCCGGGACTCCCGGCGAATGACGGCAGAACCCCACAGCGATCCGGAGGCGCCACCGGGCAGTGAAGCAGAGGCGCACAAAACTGAACAGCCGCATGACGCCCACCATCATGCGGCCCACACCTGGCAAGAGGCCCGGCAAGCTGCGTTCGATGCAGCAACCCCCATACCCCCCGGGCCGGTGGCGCTGAGGATAGCCCTGGGCCGCAGACTGGACCGGGACATCGTGGCCCTTCAGGACATGCCCCACTACGCGTCCTCAGCCATGGACGGCTGGGCTGTCAACGGCAGCGGCCCGTGGATCCCGGTGGAGCCCGGAACGCGGCTGGCACCGCACCAGGCGAGTCCCATTGCCACGGGAGGCCTCATCCCGCCCGGCGCCAAGGCAGTCCTTCGCACCGAGAATGCTGTCCTTGGCACGGACGATGAGGGGCTCCCCATCCTGATGCCCGGCGGCAAGGCGCGCCCCGGCGAGCCCCGCGCGGGAGAACACATCCGCAAGGCCGGCGAGGAAGCACTGGAAGGGGACACCCTGGTCAAGGCAGGGGTGGAGCTCAATCCGGCACACCTGGCGCTGGCCGCCCTGGCTTACTACGACGAAGTCCAGGTCCAGGGGAAGCCGGTGGTCCGCCTGGTGCTCACGGGGTCAGAGGTGGTGGAACAGGGCACTCCGGCCCCGGGCCAGGTGCGCGACACGTTCGGCCCGCAGTTGCCCGACGTCGTGGCCATGCTGGGCGGCATCGCCGGCGGACAGCAGCGGATCGGCGACTCCTACGCCGAATGGCTGGCGGCGCTTGAGGACGTGCTGCCGGAGGTGCCCGGCGCGCCGGACCTGCCCGCCGACGTCGTTATCACCACCGGGGGTACCGGGCGCTCCGGAACGGACCACCTGCGGCGGGCTGTGGCGGAGCTCGGCGGACGGCTCATCATCGACGGCGTGGCAATGCGCCCGGGACACCCAGCGGTTCTCGCCGAGCTTCCGGACGGCCGCTTCGTCCTGGGGCTTCCGGGCAACCCGCTGGCGGCCATGATGGCCCTCTCCACCGTGGGTGCTCCGCTGCTGGCCGCACTGGGGCACCGGTCCATGCCGCCCGTGGAGGAAGTGCCCTGCGGGACGATGGTCGAGCCGGACCCCGGACGCACCAGGCTGATGCCGTTCCGCCTGCTGTACGGCATGGCGTCTCCGGCGCAGCATACGGGACCGGGCATGATGCGCGGGCTGGCCGCTGCCGACGGGGTCCTGGTGGTGCCGCCGCACGGAGTGCAGCTGGGCGAACTGGTGCCGGCCTTCGCCCTGCCATGGGGGCCGCCCATTCCGCGCCCTGGTGACAGGGAGGCAAAAGCCAAACCGCGGAGCAATGCCCGGACGGGCCAGCCCAAGGCCAAACCGGCACCGAGCGGACCCGTGGACTGGAGCGCCCTCCTGGGCTGAGCCAGTTTTGGGCTGAGCCGTTCAGGGCCGGTCGGATGGGCCGTGGCAGGCTCTGTTGGTGCCATGATGGAGTAATGAACAGGCAGGGTGGAACATGGGACGAGTAACCCAGCGCCGCAAGGTGCACAAGTATCTCCTGGATGGTTCTCCGGGCGCCCTGGAGTACCCGGTCCGCCACCGCGAAGACGTCCTCGCCGTGGAGGAACCGCTGGAAATCCGGCTGGGCGGACTGTCCTACTCGGTCACCATGCGCACGCCCGGCGACGACTTTGACCTGGTGGCCGGATTCCTGGTGTCCGAAGGGGTCATCTGGGCCCCTGAACAGCTGGTGTCGCTGCGGTTCTGCGCCGGCGAGGACGAAAACGGCGTCCAGACATTCAATGTGGTGGAGGCCCAGCTGCGGCCGGACGTTCCGCTCCCCGACACCGGCCGCAGGGTCTATACGTCCAGCTCCTGCGGCATCTGCGGGACGGACTCCATCGAAGCCGTGCAGAAGTCCTCGCACCACAGCCCGCAGGCGGACCCGCTGACGGTGGACGCGAAGGTCCTGGCCTCCCTGCCGGACCTGCTGCGGGAGTCCCAGCGCGTCTTTGATGACACCGGCGGCGTTCACGCGGCGGGCCTGTTCAGGATCGACGACGACGGCGCGCCACGGCTCCTGTGCCTGCGCGAAGACGTGGGACGGCACAATGCGGTGGACAAAGTGGTGGGCTGGGCGCTGCGCGAAGGGCTCCTGCCGTTGAGCGGGACGGTCCTCCAAGTGTCCGGCCGGGCATCCTTCGAGCTGGTGCAGAAAGCTTCGCTCGCCGGAATTCCCGTCCTGGCTGCCGTCAGTGCCCCGTCCAGCCTCGCCGTGGAACTGGCAGAGGCGAACGGTTTGACCGTGGCGGGATTCAGCCGCGGCACCAGTTTCAACATCTATGCCGGGGACTCCCGGATCCTGAGGCCCGAACCCGCCGTCCCAAGGACGTAGCGGCGCCAACACCTGGGCCGGTCCCGCTGCATGGACCCGGGGGGTTGGTTGCGGTGCTGTCAGCGGGTAGATTTGTCCATCGAATGGACTC
This region of Arthrobacter sp. DNA4 genomic DNA includes:
- the fdhD gene encoding formate dehydrogenase accessory sulfurtransferase FdhD — translated: MGRVTQRRKVHKYLLDGSPGALEYPVRHREDVLAVEEPLEIRLGGLSYSVTMRTPGDDFDLVAGFLVSEGVIWAPEQLVSLRFCAGEDENGVQTFNVVEAQLRPDVPLPDTGRRVYTSSSCGICGTDSIEAVQKSSHHSPQADPLTVDAKVLASLPDLLRESQRVFDDTGGVHAAGLFRIDDDGAPRLLCLREDVGRHNAVDKVVGWALREGLLPLSGTVLQVSGRASFELVQKASLAGIPVLAAVSAPSSLAVELAEANGLTVAGFSRGTSFNIYAGDSRILRPEPAVPRT
- a CDS encoding DUF6457 domain-containing protein; the encoded protein is MKSQDETLEEWCRALLQAYKLEDVQVDVNAVLALAGVAAHAVVRLTAPLTTFIAGFAAGLAAAPGREMDAASMDAALAVARSLAEDYDAEAAGTPGE
- a CDS encoding molybdopterin molybdotransferase MoeA; its protein translation is MTAEPHSDPEAPPGSEAEAHKTEQPHDAHHHAAHTWQEARQAAFDAATPIPPGPVALRIALGRRLDRDIVALQDMPHYASSAMDGWAVNGSGPWIPVEPGTRLAPHQASPIATGGLIPPGAKAVLRTENAVLGTDDEGLPILMPGGKARPGEPRAGEHIRKAGEEALEGDTLVKAGVELNPAHLALAALAYYDEVQVQGKPVVRLVLTGSEVVEQGTPAPGQVRDTFGPQLPDVVAMLGGIAGGQQRIGDSYAEWLAALEDVLPEVPGAPDLPADVVITTGGTGRSGTDHLRRAVAELGGRLIIDGVAMRPGHPAVLAELPDGRFVLGLPGNPLAAMMALSTVGAPLLAALGHRSMPPVEEVPCGTMVEPDPGRTRLMPFRLLYGMASPAQHTGPGMMRGLAAADGVLVVPPHGVQLGELVPAFALPWGPPIPRPGDREAKAKPRSNARTGQPKAKPAPSGPVDWSALLG